CAAAGGCTCTCCTAATACCCAGCACTTCAGGGTACAATTCTGTCATGCCATCTGGAACTTAAAACCACCTTCAAGTTTAGCCTTTTTCTTTCACAAAGGGAATTCCAAATTTTCAGTTGAGCAATTTAGGATTTAGTCTCTTCCCAAGTTAAATTAAGGTATCAGAGCtaacattttttgaaatgaaGGATAATTTAGTGCACTTTCAGTACTCAATCCAATTTGCAACAAGGCTATCTCACTAGTTAGCAACTACCTTTGGTAGCCTAAACTTGCTACATAAAATGTGAGATTGGCAGGCAAGGTAATCTCTGTGTAAATGTGATTCTCTTCTAGAATACATTTATCCTCTTTTAGTGTCTTATTCTTCAAAGCAGTTTCTAACATTTGTGTCTGAAGCCAAGTGCTCCCATATTGACTAAATGGTATCACAAGTGGGcctaaaaacttatttttagtgACAAAAAAGCTTGTGTCCTTTACATTTTTGTAATGTAAAGTTGAAGGGAGATGGGAATGACAAATGCTGAAGTGTTAGTTCCTAAAAGTCTGTACTGACATTTTGACTGTGCCTGTTCTGCAGAACAGAAAACTTCTAAGTAGCCAACCTGATGAACAGACAGGGTTGTAAGACACTAACAATCACTCAAAGTCTCAGTAAAGTCAAGAAATAAGACTTATCACTTCAGAAAGTGTTTCACACCATATAAACAAAGGTTTCTCAAAGGATACTCATTTTGTATATCACATGACCAATTTCATGGCtagaggggggaggagggggaatggGTGGCACTCCTGTACCTGATTCCTACACTTCTGGCCTTACTATTACATACTTGGAGATGTACCAGGCAGGTAGAAAAACAAGCAGCTTCACATCTTCAGCATTTTGTCCTAAGTCCCAGAAGCTAGACAGTTTTGTGATTTATACaagcttgaaagtgaagtcgctcagtcgtgtctgactctttacgacccggtggatgggattctccaggtaagaatactggagtgggttgccatttcctccaggggatcttccctatccagggactgaacccaggtctcccacattgcaggcagatgctttaacctctgagccaccagggaagcccttatacaaGCTTGGTACTCATTAAGTATTATTCAAAACCtaaaggaaaaggcaaaggatTTTGACCAACAGATGGAGAGGCAAAGGTagagttacaggaaaaaaaacttaAGACCAAAAAAATTCTAACTTTGGAGCTGATCGAGGATTAAGTTTCCACCTTGCTGTTACCATTCTTTGCCCTAGGGTATTTCCTGGTTAATTTTGCATCATAGCACCCTCTAGTGGCTATGTGATTTTTCCCTAACATTTACTCAAATATGGGGCGTGGAATAGACCCTGGTAAACAAAATAACATCCCTCCAGACAACTCATTAGACATCTGGCATACCTTTAAAATTGTCTGCTCAAAGTATATTCGGTGAGTAGGAGTAAAGCATTCTATAGCTCTTAGTAACTACTATCTTTACACTGATAATTCTATCAGcaattataaaaagttaaaacattttaacctttttaagaaatgaagatgAAACACCCAGGATCTACTCAACTGTCTCTTCTGTTTTGCATACCTACATAAATGGCAATCGCCTTATGTTTTCTCTCTTGCCAGTGAGTCACCTATTTCAAAATGTTTGAGATTTTCTTCTGCCTAAGAAGCACCAAGAACTTTTGTATAAGAAAAAgatctttctctcctttcatccCTACAAATCACATTAAAATGTTGTCAGGTATAGCCTTCAAAGTTAGAAgaagcaccccccaccccaatctcAAGTATAATTACATGGATAAGCTCGAGTATACTGTAAGTTCTCAAATCTACATTTTAAGCAAAAGTTTTTGCCAGGATTACTATTTATTCAACAATCAGGAGACAAAATGAACACCTTTCCTTATAATCTCCCTTTACTTCATGCCAATCCCACCCTTTCCTATAGGATCagattcttattaaaaaaaaataggtactgGGAAAAATTACCCCCAAATagagtattccactgtatacaatGGAATGGTAGAGTACTTATTTCCTTCAATGGAGAAAATTACAAGTCCACTATAGcaatagaatataaaaaaatgtgtCATACCTTTTCTGGTGGCTGCTTCAGCCTAAAGAGATGTGGGACTAACAGCTTAATAAAGAAATCAAGAGTAACTGGGTTTGTTTTCACTCACACGCCCAAACTACACAGAAGCCTTCGCTCCGTGTATTCTGTAACAGTTCTACAACTCTTTATCCAAACTCTCTGGGGCAGATGTATTTGAAATTCAGAGCGTTTTGCATTTTATAAAGGTTTCATATATAGACCCTTTACCACATTAACACTCAGCACAACCTGTGGCAACTGACATTAGTATTTCTTGGTCACACCAAGTACAAAACAAATGCACTGATTTTGGTCATATTTGACATTCAATTTGCTTAACATCAAAATATTCTGGAGTTCTGGGATAAAAGATTGTGAACCTGTTTTCTGTCTTTGCATTCTTCATACCGTGATAGAAATAGGTTAAACCAAAGAATGGTTATAAGAGAACTTCAGtctaatagtttttctttttaatactatttttatGGTAAATACAGACATGTAACTTGTGATTTCATTACAACGTCATGTACAAAGTAAGCAAAAAAGCACACAAATAATTCTTCacagaaacttgaaaaaaaaaggcCCTTAACAAGCAAGATATATTTCAAAGACAAAACTGATAAAGTTAAAATCTAGAATTATATTCAAGTTAAAGCACTACAGTGAGTAGATACATTAACATTCCAAACTATAAAacttatgggggaaaaaaacattttaaatgaaggaaatatGTTCACATTccaaacagcatttttaaaaaattactaaattttaaaaataaaattcagatccCAAACAATTAGGAATCAGAAAATGGGTTTCTTACCTTCTGTTTCCAGGATGTAGGCTGAACAGCAAGGTGGGTTACTCAATCTGATGTTATGAGAAATAGTTCTTAGAGACTTAAACTTCTCCttgattagaaaataaattataagctCCCTACAACATCTAAGGGGACATAAATACGAAGAAAAGAGCAAAATCCAAGACTGCTTTTTAATCCCAGAAGTATGACTTTCTTCTAAGAGTTGCTAATATAGGTGGAGATTTAAAGTCCATTTCCTAAGACTCTTACATTTAGCTGTCTAGTCTACTCTTACTGAACTGGAAAACCTGGCCGTCTTTCATACACAGGTTAAATCCTCTCTAATCTTAAACAGCCTACATACCAGGGAAGTAGTATTCTCCATCTCACTTCAATCTGGTTGGGACTACTAAAACTCCTAAAGTAGAGCTCATTTTTCAACTTAGCTTAAATGCACTCAACTTTTGAGTGAGGGCAATTTTCATCTTGGTCTTGtttacaaaataatgaaaacaaatgaactcAGGGCCTGCTAAAGTCTAGCTCTTTATACAAAATCATTTACTCTTTTAATGTCTTACAAAAAAacttgaactttttggccaactcagatGAAACAACCTAGTTTTACATATTGTCTACTCTTGAACACTGTATTTTGAATTCCTACATTAAAACTAGTTACTCCCTTAATGGATCTATACAAAGTGCTCTAAAAAATGGAATCCTAATCTTGACTTTActatcccttctcttcctccagacATTCCACAAGGTTCATTTAAATGTATTAGCTGGGTGACCTTATGCAAATCTTTAGGTTGTCTCCACTACCAAGATTTCTAGTGTCTCCTAGGTTTTAAATCACATCACCTGAATAGCAGTCTTAAATTCTGCTTCCAATTATAATTAACACTGCAGGGAAATCTTATGATTTAGCTATCTTCTAGGTGCACAAAAAGTGGTCTGATGATTGTGACTAGCTATCAGGacatcagaagaaaaaagatcaggAATACTAAGTAAAaactccctccttcccccaactCTAAATGAAAATTTAGCACCAAGGGGCTCCCAAGTAAAGATACAAAAACTAGTAGGTGACAAGATGTCATCACTGCTTTGGTATGTTTTGGATAGTAACTTTATGGTTAAGAAGAGTTCCAAGGCAAAATTCTAAAGAATGCCCAGCTTTTTATTAGCAATGATTCACTCAAATAAACAGTTAAATCTTCCAGTGGGCTATTCACATTTCAAACAGTAAATGTAATTTATGTTAAGAATTATAATCTGTGCTGAATTTTAATACTTACCAATTTTTGAGATGAATTATTTTCATTGAGAAACTCAAAGGCTAATAATACCAACATTCGCTAGTCATTACCTGATTTTACACAAAACTCTATGCTAAATACCAAAAATAAGCAGTATCCATAAACTTAGTCATTTTTAACCAAAGCTTTGAAGCTTATCCTCCAGAAACTAAATCACCCTTCATTTACCACATTACATACACAACTATCTTATTCTCACTTTTTATCTTCCCCTGAAGACTTTTACAATGAACAGTAAGAGATAACTAATACCATTTATTAGCAAATTCCTTTCAAGAACCTTTAATTTactaacacaaacacaaaaatcagAATCTTATCAGTTTTAAGTATTAACTGAGACTAGTCACCCAGTAAAAAAATCTTACAAGAGGAAAAAGGACAACCAtgcatagttttttaaaaaatgtttatttttttcaaagaaaaacggCAACAGCCAATTGGAAACCTACTTATTCTTCAActccaattttgttttctttaaatttagaaGTGACTTACTGatttactattttaaacaaaCCCCCCCTTTCCCCTTTAAATGTTTACCATCTACTCGTGCTGAATCCTTCCAAGGAGATTGCTCCAGCGTATATCTCCAGGTCCTCGCTTTGCTCCTTTTACCAAAAATGCAAAACACAATTCCATCGTGCATCTTAAGGGCTCCAATCgtcaaaaataggaaaaaaaaaaatctttggaataGCCAATTaagttgaataaaaaaaaaaaaaaaaaaaatccacacgtATGCGGTTTGGTTGGGGCAGGAATCCACTCCTATGTTCCTGGTAATCTGATCCCGCTCCATGAATCCTTGTAATTCATCCTCCCTATCCTATCCACATTATGATTTGAATCCAATGATCCAGCTCCAAGGATTGGGATCCAGTGAGCCCTCTCCAATCCAAACCTTTATAACCAGCAAAACCAAAAAAGAGGAGGCAAAATGTTAGATACTGTAATCAAAAAAGGTTTCTGGGGAATGATGAGTTATGTCTGTCATCAGTTTAACAGATGTACATCAATAACTATCAAATTCCCCAAAACAAGTTTCTGAATGGTGTTCTGATAAATTTTAGAAACTTAATCATCATAGAGACTAATTGGAAGaagcattttatatttacagTTCAACTGATAAtgccaacacttgttactgtACAGCGTATTACAGGTTTTGTGGTTGCAAAAAGTTAAGTAGTTGAAAAGTTTACTGGTACTGCTACCCCCCTAAGTCTAAACTAAATCTAACGCTCCCATTTGtaatttaatttgtaaattaaaagtattttaaacatgAGTCAATTACAAATACTAGTTTAAAGGGGAAGGTGAGACTTAAAATTATTCCCAACTAGATTATCTACACCAATATGCTGGAATtctatattttgctttcattttgtctttaaaaaatgaagtagcaACGCTATATCAGTCACACAGAGGACATGCAGATTTAGCAGTATTGATATTATACTCTATCTGGTTGGAATTAAAGACACCCTGTACCCACATGTACACCAACAGCAGGTCACACATTAACAGTTGTAACTAAGCATTATGACAAATTAGCCAGTTCTTCCCACATTAGTccctattaaaacaaaaaagggaaGGGAGCAAAATAGTTACAAAATGGGCAATGTAATTTTGCCACAATTGCCAAGGTTTAAAGAGCAAAGCAATTGTAGCTAAAGGTAACTGCATAAGATGCTTACAAGTGTTTTATGGTAGATGTATACATAATCAATTTAAACCCTTGCCTTTTAGTATAAGGTCAATACTGCCAATTTCATCTGTGACAATAGCACTTGGAGTCATACCATTGCCTCCATTATTGATCTGATCCTCCTCAATCCTCCTTTTGACAATCCTAAAATGATTGAAATGTGCTCCACAATCCTTAATCCAAAGCATTCTTAATCCATCTCTTCAGATATGTCTACAGAAAGACACATGAAAAGCAAGATAAACATAAGAACTTCCCCAGGTAAGATAACCACAAACACCCCCAACATCCCAGTTCACACAAACCAGAGCAGAATAGACATTTACACAATATCACAGTCTGAAGAGCATGGAGAGTTAACTAAATTTAAACAATCCTGGCTATGACATCACTTAAAATACAATTTATCGACATGAGGGGAATGTAGATGTTAGGAGCAAGGGGTATTACACAAGAATGCAATTCAACACTTTAGCCCATTCTGAACAAAACAGttggaattaaaaaatgaaaagattgtaCTGAATAAAGGAAAACTGTATACAACATGGGTTCTACAAAAAAGTGTCACCAATCATCTTATGTACGAGAGCGAGATCTGCTATGACGGGGAGAATAGCGTGGTGATCCTCTGCTTCTCCTTGGGGAATAACTTCGACTCCTGCTGTTGCTTCTGCTACGGCTTCTGCTACGACTACGGCTTCGAGATCGAGATCTTCCATAACTTGGACTTCTGGGCCCATCAACTTTAACCCGGATGTAGGCAGTTTCTCCCTATTGAATAGACAGAACTTTCGATTGAAAGATCTAAGCTTTCACCTGTCTTCAGGCATGCTGAATGAATACAACGTATTTAAACCAGAGGCACTTTACTGGGTTTACTTGGACACCCTTGCCTGAATCTTACCTTCAAATTCCACAGTTAAGACCACTGTATCCAATTCTGgccaataaaaagaataagtGTATAACCTACCTCATGAGATCTAAACTTAGTGTTATCCAGTTTTCGAACTGCATAGGTCATATCTTCTTTCCGTACAAACTCCACGACACCAGTGCCATCTCGGTAAACATCAGCATAACATACATCACCTGCTTCACGCATGTGATCCTTTAAATCCTGCCAGCTTCCACTTGGAGGCAGTcctgaaaaagatttttttcaacaatTATTCTAGTATTTCacattaaagttaaaatttacaTTAGAACCAAGACTACTTTAAAATTAATGATTAGTTTTAACATCCTAGGTTAAAGATTCAAAATTCTAGAATTAAAAGCCGCAAATTATTTGGAAAGTAACTTTCTTCATATTCTAGGCATTGCAATCTAATTCGCCAAATCTCAAATACAGTAATTCCTGGTTACTGAATTCATCCATGCGACTAAAAAATTTAAGACCTAGCATGAAAACTAGCATTTGTCAAACTGGTCATGCAAGTAAAGTTTAAAGTGTGGTATCTGTCCAAAAGTGACATCAACCCGCACGAACGGTCAACTCACCAGAGACAACCACTCTGTTTTCAGAACGCCTGGATGGGGGGCCATAGCGGCCCCGGGGAGCCCCGCCACCTCCACCCCCGCCGCCGCCTCGGCCTGTACCACGGCCGCTTCGAGGAAACTCCACCCGCAGACGATATCCATCGTAATCATAGCCGTCGCGACCGTACACCGCGTCTTCCGCATCCCTGCGTGATTACAGAAAGCCGAAGGGTAAGAAAAAGGACCGGGAGGGGTGGCTAACTCCGTCGGGGAGCTCACAGAGCCCCGCACATGCGCACCGGGGGTGGAAGAGCCCACATGCGCTGCATAATAGCAacggcccctcccccacccagaagTACACCAGGCTCCCGACCACTACAGCAGCCCTCAGCGCCTCAGTTTCCCGCTCCGAGCCCGCGAGCCGGCTCTGGAGACGCCCGGGGGACccagtcaccagagaagcctcacCGCCTCGGCTCCTCGCTTCACTCGTGCACGGGCGATTCGTCTTGCTCCCAACCTCAGAGCCCACGTCCCCATTCTCTCTAAGGCCTTGGAGCATTCCCCAACTACTCCAACCTATATCCTCAAGGCCGCAAGTCCCTGGCCGCCTCACCGCGGGTCCTCGAACTCAACGAAGGCGAAGGGCGGTCCTCCGCGGCGATTCTTCAGGTCGATGTCGCGGATAGCACCGTATTTGTAGAACACGTCCTCAATGTCCTTGGTTCGGATGTCTGGAGGTAAGTTCCCTACGTAGATGCGGCAGTCGTTGTTCCCTGCCGGGCCACGAATCACACCACCTCCCGACATGGCGGCGACGAAAAGCGCGGACTCGAGAACAGGCCTTCCCACCAAGCCTAGCGAACGGCAGAGCGAGCCCGCCGCGACACCACGTCTCCCGCGGCCCCTCCAAAATGGCGCCTTTATCAGCTCGGCGCACGGATAtgggggggagggaggaagagaagcgGGAGGAAGCAGCTATTCGATCTCACTGCGCACGCGCAAGAGCGTAACGGGTGTGCTGCGAAAGGGACGCTGGCACACGCGCGACGTCACCCTCCGCGCGAAGGGAAAAAAGTTCCCGCGTTCCCGTTGTGCCGAGAGCTTTGCAAAGGGACTGACCAGCCGTGTGGTAAAGATTTAGGGCAGAGCACTTGTAAAAGAGGGTTATTAATCTTGTCGAGTCCTAAAGAATAATCAATTTTCCCAGGAATAAGTCTCTTAAAGCAAAGGCGCTTTGGAAGGATTTTATGAAACCTAGCCTATAGCTTTATCCCACCATGCTCTGCGGTGTTAACGGCCTTGGGCGGGAAAGACGCCCCCGGGGGCGGAGTCAAAGGGGGAGGGACCGGGCGGTTGCTCCGGAAACGGGGGCGTCTTAGGAGACTGCGCCCAGTTCGGGACTCGGCGTTGTCTGTGATTCTGTGCGGAGGCAAGCCATCATTTTGTGTTTCCGCCCCGTCTCCTGTGAACCTGTGCGCTGCCTAGAGGAGTGTGTAATATAGGGGAACCGAGCTTAGATTCCTCAGATTCTACATCAAGTACCGTTCTACCTTCGGTTCAGCACAGAgctttgtatatatttaataactaCATTCAACATTGCTTGTGTTAGTGGCGGCGATTCCTGCTCTGACCAATCGGTGGTGGTACCACCTGGGACCCagatctctgtttctttttttcaccgCCTATTACTAGGCCCAACGCATCGGAAAGGTGCATTGAAGGTTGCAGAATGAATTGTGCCTGTTACTTCTCCATCGCTTTTCAAAGAACGAGAAAAAACACGCGCGCCTGCCTGTGTGTATGCAGAATCTTGAAGTTCCTTCCTTTTTTGAACTCATTAGCAGGCCTCTCAAGTAATATGAATGAGCCCAATGAACTTGTGAGAACTACTGTGGCCGCTGAAGACCACAGTTGCTGCTCTGGACTGATCTGCTAGTGTACTGGTCTAGGGAGATTAGGACTTCCTACATTTTTTCCTATAGAGACATCTATCTGAAATCTGGATTTTTATATGAAATGCTGGGACCTTAAATTATTAGTGATGAATTCAAGTTAAAACAACAAATCTGCAGTCAATAAATATGCTAAAACAGATCTGCATCCTAAGTGTAAGGATGATTTTCTtcagtttatgtatttatttgtaacaGTCCGTCTCCTCAGGGATGTAAGGCAGTTTATAAAGATactataaaacattattaaaactAGGTGGAGAAATCTAGGtgcctttgaaattaaaaaaaaaagattgtttagAAGTCATGTTTTTAGTTCTGTAAGTTGATTGAATATATTTTAGTAAATGTTTCTCAGTAATtccaaaatacaaatttaatttgCTCTTCAGCAGATCCATGGAGGATCTTTGGTAGTCCTTAAAAATTTCTGTGATAGTTGACaaaattttgtgtatgtgtgtgtgtacttttttgTCTGTCCTTTAAATCATCCTTCATTGACATATTTTATctattgcctttttattttttaaatacttatctATTTTTAGTTGGTTGATGATTGGTTtataatattggtttgatttctgtcatacatcaacatgaattaaccataggtgtatacttgtctcctccctcttgaatctcccttctacccagtcccacccctctaggttattacagagtcctggtttgagttccctgggtcTTAtagtaaattcccattggctctcaATTTACATATGTTAGTATATATTCATCCATGCTACTATCTCCATTTATTTCACCCTCTCCCTCATCTCCTCACCCttgtccataagtttgttctctatgtctgcgtctccataGCTGCTCTGCAAACAGATTTATCAGTACCGtccttttagattccatatatatgtgttaatatacaatatttgtttttctctttcttagttacttaactctgtataataggttctaggttcatccacctcattaaaactgactcaaatgccttcactgacatatttttaaactgGGCTTATAATTTAGAAAGAGAAgaccctgggaattccctggcagtccagtggttaggactccagcttccactgcagggggcactggattcatccctgattgggaaattaagatcccaaatgccaagGCGTGACCAAGAAAGAGAGCGAGAAGAccctgataatttttaaaatgagaagctGACCAAAAGGGACACTGTTTCAACAGATGTACTCAATAGTTATTTACTGAACACAGTTTCTTTCTAACTTTatccatccatttatgattatacaggtTGATTTTCTGTTGATTAATGTTAAATCAGTAATAACTGCAGTGATTTAAACATAGGTGCTTTTAATTTCAGGTATTTTAATTCCAGAAAATAAGAAAGCCACAAATTtaatttgatttgtttttgtccagtttggtggctcagatggtaaagcatctgcccgcaacgcaggagacccgggttggattcctgggttgggaagatcccttggagaaggaaatggcaacccactccagtagtcttgcctggaaaatcccatggacagaggaccctggtaggctacagtccatggggtcacaaagagtcggacacgactgagcgacttccctttcttttctttctgtccaaTTTAATGcagtcatttctgattttgttcaGTTTAGAGAAATACAAAGTAGAATTTAATAGAGTGAATAGAACATTCTTGTTTCTTTATTGGCCTGTTGTATTTGAGTGTAACCAAATTATAGGTTCTGAGGTCTATGACCAAGGTCATGGATGGCTGTTTATCAAGGTCTCCCAGGATGATAGTAGCTTGGAGATTATTACATTAAGAGTGTGATCTTATACTATCAGTGTCCCAGAGTTTTCTGGCATGCTTTAGTCCAGAAGAGTAAAAAACAAGAAAGCAAGTAAACCAAaccatttgttcatttgttggtGGCAGAGGGTGAAGCAGATTGATTTTTGGTAACGGGGATGATCAGATTGTACATGCCAAGAAAACACTTCGTCAGGTCTAGAAAGCAAGTCAGGAAGTTTCATAAGTAAGTGAGGAATCAAAACAAAATGAGGTGGATCATTTTGAGAGAGAGTTCATTCAGATCCTGGTGAAACCTGATAAAGGATTCCTGTCCCACGACCAAGTGTGCCTATTTAAATACAGGAAAAATCATACCCTCTAGATCTCTTGCCGGAATAGTGCTGCGTAAAGACTGGCAGTTCTCTTTCTGTAGCAAACTTTCTTTGAACAGTGTACTAGGCAATTGATTCGAGTTTACTGACCAAATGATAGCCACTTCATTTTGCCTCCTGAATTACATCCTCATCTTAATTAGGGGTTTAGAGTGTTTCTAAACTTCTCAGTTACACATTCACAGACAGTTTTATGGATTGCTCCCATAACCAGCTAATTTATTAAGTATggattttaccattttaattctCAGAAGCTGCCTTATTTTCAACACTGTTGGTGTATATGTATAGTTACTTCttcaaaaagaaattctaaatgCTTTCGATTCAATCCAGTAAGTATAAAGTAGTGTCAGCACTCTACTGTACCCTGGAAATAATTACTtggggggagaaaaggaaaagaaattcaaagagtTAGTTACTGTAAGGGTTGAGATCACAAAACCTAATTTTTCAGTGATTTTCCTAATTCATAAAACTATACCTATGATGATAGTTATGTAACTCTGAACATATACCCCAAATCATTGAATTATAGAAGTAAAGCAAGTGAAttttatgatgtgtgtgtgtgtgtaagttgctcagtcgtgtcagactctttgcaaccccatggattgcagcctttcaggctactctgtccatggaattctccaggcaagaatactggagtgggttgccatttccttctccaggggatcttcccaacccagggatcaaactcaggtctcctgcattgcaggcagattctttaccatctgaaccaccagggaattttatggtatgtaaattataactcgataaaaattttttaaatgactgggaaaaaaaatatcttcacaatcAGCAAGATCTCTAGTACcattgctcttcagttcagttcagttcagtcgctcagtcgtgtctgactctttgccaccccatgaatcgcaacacaccaggcctccctgtccatcaccaactcccggagttcactcagattcaacttccatccagtcagtgatgccatccagccatctcatcctctgtcgtccccttctcctcctgcccccgatccctccagcatcagagtcttttccattgagtcaactcttcacatgaggtggccaaagtactggagtttcagctttagcatcatcccttccaaagaaatcccagggctgatcttcagaatggactggttggatctccttgcagtccaagggactctcaagagtcttctccaacaccacagttcaaaagcatcaattcttgggagctcagccttcttcacagtccaactctcacatccatacatgaccacaggaaaaaccatagccttgactggacagacctttgttggcaaagtaatgtctctgcttttgaatatgctatctaggttggtcacaactttccttccaaggagtaagcatcttttaatttcatggcttggaGGAGTTCCGAGGTAATTTGTGTTGAAATATGTCTTCCCTAATCTGGAAGTTCTGTTTTCAGTATTTGTATGTCAATCCCTACTGTCATTTCTGGAGATATATGTTCATTTTACTAGATAAGAAGAGACAAAGTTTAGAAATACTTGATTCCATGAATAGCAGTTGCCTCCAGAAACTGCTCACCTGAATCATTCGCTGTTCCCTTGCTCTCCTTGTTTTAGTGACTAATAttctctgaaaaaagaaaaaaacaatagtatctctttttatttcatttatatttgtctCATCTTCTCTAGTAAACTATGTTGACAGATTTCTGTTATAATTCACTTTATTACCAGTAAATTTGCtgttaaaatgaatattattgaCTTTTTACTGACTGTTCTTTGAACAAACTGGGACTTTAGATGAGGAGTATGTTGTTTCTATGGAAACTGTATCGTGTTTCTGTCAGTGGATAGACACATGG
The DNA window shown above is from Bos javanicus breed banteng chromosome 19, ARS-OSU_banteng_1.0, whole genome shotgun sequence and carries:
- the SRSF1 gene encoding serine/arginine-rich splicing factor 1 gives rise to the protein MSGGGVIRGPAGNNDCRIYVGNLPPDIRTKDIEDVFYKYGAIRDIDLKNRRGGPPFAFVEFEDPRDAEDAVYGRDGYDYDGYRLRVEFPRSGRGTGRGGGGGGGGGAPRGRYGPPSRRSENRVVVSGLPPSGSWQDLKDHMREAGDVCYADVYRDGTGVVEFVRKEDMTYAVRKLDNTKFRSHEGETAYIRVKVDGPRSPSYGRSRSRSRSRSRSRSRSNSRSRSYSPRRSRGSPRYSPRHSRSRSRT